The window CTCGCCGCACCTACTTTGGTTAGCTTTTTCCCATCAGGCGGTAACCGACACCCGACTCGGTGATAATATAGCGCGGCTGCGCCGAATCGGCTTCAATTTTCCGCCTCAGTTGTCCGATATAGACACGGATGTAGTGCGTATCATTATTGTAGTCGTTACCCCAAACCGCCTTTAGCAGTTGCTTGTGCGTCAGTACACGGCCGGCATGCTGCGCCATGACCTTGATAATTTCGTATTCAGTGGGCGTCAGCTTCACTTCCCTGCCGTCTACCGTCACCGTCCGCTGCAACAGGTCGACCGCCAGCCCGCCGCAGGTAAGCACCGGCTCATCCTCCACCTGGGCCATCCGTCGGAGACAGACCCGCATGCGCGCCATGAGTTCTCCCATACCAAAGGGTTTTGTCACATAATCATCGGCACCGGCATCGAGGGCTTCGATTTTTTCCTGCTCCTGGTCACGGGCCGTCAAGACAATAATCGGCACCTGGGACCACTCCCGCACCTGCAGCACCACCTCTTTACCGTCCATGTCGGGCAAGCCTAAGTCGACAATCATGATATCCGGTTTCATGATCGCCGCCCGGACCACACCGTCCTTGCCGGTCAGTACACCTTCAAACAGGTAACCCTGAACCTGCAGTGACACACGCAGCAGCTTTTGGATCTGTGGCTCGTCATCAATAACCAATACCCGTAATTTCTTTTCATTCATCCG of the Propionispora vibrioides genome contains:
- a CDS encoding winged helix-turn-helix domain-containing protein; this encodes MNEKKLRVLVIDDEPQIQKLLRVSLQVQGYLFEGVLTGKDGVVRAAIMKPDIMIVDLGLPDMDGKEVVLQVREWSQVPIIVLTARDQEQEKIEALDAGADDYVTKPFGMGELMARMRVCLRRMAQVEDEPVLTCGGLAVDLLQRTVTVDGREVKLTPTEYEIIKVMAQHAGRVLTHKQLLKAVWGNDYNNDTHYIRVYIGQLRRKIEADSAQPRYIITESGVGYRLMGKS